The following are encoded together in the Glycine soja cultivar W05 chromosome 5, ASM419377v2, whole genome shotgun sequence genome:
- the LOC114411907 gene encoding uncharacterized protein LOC114411907, whose product MAHHSSQRRNLAAPESNPTTPNSNPDLIQTYKPSFLVKHLTNLNLSQTHKTRPPHKHSPLIDTHLQAKAMATSAIQEKESTVPVKRTHKEKPQRHCLELERRKLGDPNDKGMVEDAKVVKGKPRNPHLEKHDVVVAAAERMSVSLAPGGGGGRRRSFCGTQADLRDVFAINGAKMVSVDMPPFMQIHAVDCARKAIDSMEKFTSKTLALSLKKEFDGVYGPAWHCIVGTSFGSFVTHSVGGFLYFSMDKKLYILLFKTAVHKAA is encoded by the exons ATGGCACACCACTCCTCACAACGTCGGAATCTAGCAGCTCCAGAATCTAACCCTACAACCCCAAACTCAAACCCAGATCTCATTCAAACCTATAAACCCTCTTTCTTGGTAAAACACTTGACAAACCTTAACCTGAGTCAAACACACAAAACCCGTCCACCCCACAAACACTCTCCTCTTATTGACACCCATTTGCAGGCAAAAGCCATGGCAACCTCTGCCATACAAGAGAAAGAGAGTACCGTGCCTGTGAAGAGAACCCACAAAGAGAAGCCCCAAAGGCACTGtttggaattggaaaggaggaaaCTTGGTGATCCTAATGACAAGGGTATGGTGGAGGATGCTAAGGTTGTAAAAGGAAAACCTAGGAATCCTCATTTGGAGaaacatgatgttgttgttgctgctgctgagAGAATGTCCGTGTCTTTGGCTCCGGGTGGGGGTGGGGGTAGAAGGAGATCCTTCTGTGGGACACAGGCTGATTTAAGAGATGTCTTTGCAATCAATGGTGCGAAAATGGTTTCGGTTGATATGCCACCCTTTATGCAGATCCATGCTGTGGATTGTGCTAGAAAGGCCATAGATAGCATGGAGAAGTTCACATCCAAGACCCTTGCACTCTCCCTCAAGAAG GAATTTGATGGGGTGTATGGGCCGGCATGGCACTGTATTGTGGGGACTAGTTTTGGGTCTTTTGTGACCCATTCTGTTGGAGGATTTCTATATTTCTCcatggataaaaaattatacatccTCTTATTTAAGACCGCTGTACATAAAGCAGCTTGA
- the LOC114411903 gene encoding hydroxyproline O-galactosyltransferase GALT6-like, producing MHQPQHNANNKNKNDVVRVTTNLKRILKPKAEMKRGRTGKFDNLVALSRQRSIQILIAIALLYVLFLTLEIPFVFRTAQQPTHTRRQLVRRQNGVVSALVLNDAAFDSELYQSACRAGKTVWEELRSGSPPGPIPSPENRSGPCPESVSVSGPEFLGRGSVMVIPCGLTLGSHVTVVGKPLRAQRKTCQFVMELQGLKTVEGEEPPRVMHFNPRLKGDWSGKPVIELNTCYRMHWGTALRCDGWKSRAGEDTVDGLVKCEKWIRGDDDDRDAVETKAAWWLKRLIGRPKRVTVDWPFPFSENKLFILTLSAGLGGYHINVDGRHVTSFPYHTGFTLEDATGLTLSGDIDVHSVFAASLPSVHPNVSSQQHLEFSTRWRAPNLPRYGVELFVGILSAGNHFAERMAVRKSWMQHSFIKSSKVVARFFVALHPRKEINVELKKEAEYFGDIVIVPYIDNYDLVVLKTVAICEYGVRTVSAEYIMKGDDDTFVKVDAVMNQARNVPRSMSFYIGNINYRHKPLRRGKWAVTYKEWPEEEYPPYANGPGYVLSSDIAHYIVSEFEMNKLRLFKMEDVSMGMWVEQFNRTKPVNYLHSFKFCQYGCVEGYYTAHYQSPRQMMCLWDKLQMQTTPECCNMR from the exons ATGCATCAACCCCAACACAATgccaacaacaagaacaaaaacgaCGTCGTCAGGGTCACCACCAACCTGAAACGAATTCTGAAGCCCAAAGCAGAGATGAAAAGAGGGAGAACAGGCAAGTTCGACAATTTGGTCGCACTGAGCAGACAACGATCCATTCAGATTCTCATCGCCATTGCGCTCTTGTACGTCCTCTTCCTCACCCTCGAAATCCCCTTCGTCTTCAGAACCGCCCAACAACCCACTCACACCCGCCGTCAACTCGTTCGCCGCCAAAACGGCGTCGTCTCCGCCTTGGTCCTAAACGACGCCGCGTTCGATTCGGAGCTCTACCAATCCGCCTGCCGCGCGGGAAAGACCGTCTGGGAGGAACTAAGATCAGGAAGCCCGCCGGGCCCCATTCCGAGTCCTGAGAATCGATCCGGGCCGTGTCCGGAATCCGTTTCGGTGTCCGGGCCCGAGTTTCTGGGCCGCGGAAGTGTGATGGTGATTCCGTGTGGGCTCACGTTGGGGTCCCACGTAACGGTGGTTGGGAAGCCGTTAAGGGCGCAACGGAAGACGTGTCAGTTCGTGATGGAGTTGCAGGGGCTGAAAACGGTGGAGGGTGAGGAACCGCCTAGGGTGATGCATTTCAACCCTAGGTTGAAAGGGGATTGGAGTGGGAAGCCTGTGATTGAACTCAACACGTGTTACCGCATGCATTGGGGTACTGCATTGCGCTGTGATGGTTGGAAATCCAGAGCTGGTGAAGATACTG TTGATGGGTTGGTGAAGTGTGAGAAGTGGATTAggggtgatgatgatgatagggATGCAGTGGAGACCAAGGCAGCGTGGTGGTTGAAGAGATTGATAGGGCGGCCAAAACGAGTAACAGTTGACTGGCCATTTCCATTTTCTGAGAACAAGCTATTTATTCTTACTCTTAGTGCTGGATTGGGGGGTTACCATATTAATGTTGATGGGAGGCATGTCACCTCTTTTCCTTATCACACT GGATTTACTCTTGAGGATGCCACTGGTCTTACTTTGAGTGGGGACATTGATGTCCATTCTGTATTTGCTGCCTCTTTGCCTTCGGTGCATCCCAATGTTTCTTCGCAGCAACATCTTGAATTTTCAACCAGATGGCGTGCCCCGAATCTTCCTCGCTATGGTGTGgaattgtttgtagggatcctTTCGGCTGGAAACCATTTTGCTGAGCGGATGGCTGTGAGGAAGTCATGGATGCAGCATAGCTTTATCAAGTCTTCTAAAGTGGTCGCTCGTTTCTTTGTAGCACTG CACCCGAGGAAGGAAATTAATGTGGAGTTGAAGAAGGAAGCAGAATATTTTGGTGATATTGTTATAGTTCCTTACATTGATAACTATGACCTTGTTGTGTTGAAAACAGTGGCCATATGTGAATATGGG GTTCGCACAGTTTCTGCGGAGTATATCATGAAAGGTGATGATGACACTTTTGTAAAAGTTGATGCTGTTATGAATCAAGCAAGGAATGTTCCACGTTCTATGAGCTTTTATATTGGGAACATTAATTACCGTCACAAACCCTTGCGCCGTGGTAAATGGGCTGTGACATATAAG GAGTGGCCAGAAGAGGAATACCCACCCTATGCTAATGGACCGGGTTATGTTTTGTCTTCTGATATTGCACACTACATTgtatctgaatttgagatgaataAATTAAGG TTGTTTAAGATGGAAGATGTGAGTATGGGAATGTGGGTAGAGCAGTTTAACCGGACGAAACCGGTAAACTATTTGCATAGCTTCAAGTTCTGCCAATACGGTTGTGTAGAAGGCTATTACACAGCCCATTACCAATCGCCTAGGCAGATGATGTGCCTGTGGGACAAATTGCAGATGCAGACAACGCCTGAGTGCTGCAACATGAGATAA